The Micromonas commoda chromosome 1, complete sequence region ccgcgcacgtgccTGTCCGCACGTGTCAAGGCGAGGCTCGCAACAGAGGCTGGTGCTGTCGATATCATCACGGACATGCGTCGACCGGGTGTGCTTGGCCCGCGAacggcgttcgtcgcgaacACTTCAAGAAAAACCCTCGGATCCGACAACTTGACTCTTCGTCGCAGAAGATAAGGAGGGTTGCCGACACACATCATAGCGGTCAACACGACTCGCTCCGCGTATCCATCCGCGCAAGATGTCGAGACCTCCCGCCGACCAGCCCAACGAGCCCAGGGGCGGATGCATGCCCATGTggcagcgcggcgactccgcgcgcggccgcgcggggtccAGTGCGAAGCGCCGTCCGATAGCCAAGTTTGCCTTTCGCTTCGGCTCCAAGGCTGACacagacggcgacggcaccatGAAGCGAGAACTCGGTGGTAAgggcgcgggcctcgcggaGATGAGCcgcgtcggcctcgacgtACCCGCGGGGTTCACGCTGTCGACTAAATTGTGCGCACTgtacgccgaggctgacaaGGAAGGCAAAGGCAGCCAGCTGCTGGAGAAGGCTGGGGCCGTGATGAAGGAGGTTGAGATGGGGGTCAAGTTCATCGAGAAGCAGATGCGCCGCCCGATCCCCCGCGGCTCATCCTCCAAGACCTCCAAGGACGGCGAGCTGCCGCTGCTCCTCTCCATCCGCTCCGGCGCGGCTGTGTCGATGCCCGGCATGATGGACACCGTGCTGAACCTCGGGTTGAACGACGTTATCGTCGAAGGGTtctgctcctcgccgacgacgtccgaggctgagcgcagGTTTTGCCTCGACGCGTATCGCCGACTGCTCGACAtgttcggcgacgtcgtgttATCGATCCCGCGCGTGGACTTCGAGAGCGCCCTGACGGAGATGAaacgtgctcgcggcgtcgcgaccgacgccgagctcaccgcTGACGATCTCCGCGAGCTCTGCGAGAAATACAAGCGGGTGTACGTTGATCGCGGTAAAACTTTTCCGTCTGACCCCGAGACGCAGCTCAGGAAGTCCATCGAGGCTGTGTTTGCGTCGTGGAAGAACCCGCGGGCGGTCAAGTACCGCGAGATCAACAAGGACTGCGCGGGTCTCGAGGGCACCGCCGTTAACGTCCAGGCGATGGTTTTCGGcaaccgcgacgacgactcctGCTCCGGAGTCCTCTTCACACGTGACCCGTCCACCGGCGAGAAGAAGCTCTACGGCGAGTACCTCGTCAACGCCCAGGGCGAAGACGTGGTGGCGGGCATTCGAACCCCGGAAAACATCGATCAGCTCGCGGTTCAGTTCCCGCGCTGCCACAAGACTCTGGTCGACTGGTGCGACCGGCTGGAAAACCACTTCTGGGACGTCATGGACATCGAGTTCACGGTCGAGTCCAACAAGCTCTGGATCCTCCAGTGCCGCTCGGGCAAGCggatcggcgccgccgccgtcaagaTCGCCTGCGACATGGTCGACGAGGGGCTCATCACCGTTCCCCGCGCGGTTCTCATGGTCGAGCCGAGACACCTGGACCAGCTGCTGCGGCCGAGGTTCGACCCCGGGGACCTTGCTGgagacgcggacgtcgtcgccaaagGTTTGCCCGCGtcacccggcgccgcggtgggaacCATCGTGTTcaccgcggccgacgccgaagccgccaaGAAGCGAGGAGTGGATTGCGTTCTGATCAGGGTCGAGacgagcgccgaggacgtcggagGCATGCACGCGAGCTGCGGCATCCTCACGGCGAGAGGCGGGATGACGAgccacgcggcggtggtggctcGCGGCTGGGGTAAGCCCTGCGTCGTCG contains the following coding sequences:
- the PPDK gene encoding hypothetical protein (Pyruvate phosphate dikinase. Cytosolic; PPDK); amino-acid sequence: MKRELGGKGAGLAEMSRVGLDVPAGFTLSTKLCALYAEADKEGKGSQLLEKAGAVMKEVEMGVKFIEKQMRRPIPRGSSSKTSKDGELPLLLSIRSGAAVSMPGMMDTVLNLGLNDVIVEGFCSSPTTSEAERRFCLDAYRRLLDMFGDVVLSIPRVDFESALTEMKRARGVATDAELTADDLRELCEKYKRVYVDRGKTFPSDPETQLRKSIEAVFASWKNPRAVKYREINKDCAGLEGTAVNVQAMVFGNRDDDSCSGVLFTRDPSTGEKKLYGEYLVNAQGEDVVAGIRTPENIDQLAVQFPRCHKTLVDWCDRLENHFWDVMDIEFTVESNKLWILQCRSGKRIGAAAVKIACDMVDEGLITVPRAVLMVEPRHLDQLLRPRFDPGDLAGDADVVAKGLPASPGAAVGTIVFTAADAEAAKKRGVDCVLIRVETSAEDVGGMHASCGILTARGGMTSHAAVVARGWGKPCVVGCGDMFVNERDKTVRFQGCDAKFKEGDAISLDGDRGLVIRGSRALIASIADNGDLARVMRWTDETRRIQVLANADTPADAAIARANGAEGIGLVRTEHQFFSSPERLRAMRSMVLASDDAARTEACDRMLPFQREDFEGIFTAMAGLSVCVRLLDPPLHEFLPPKKSQELDRVARDVASNAGEKDVGKILARAERMREANPMLGMRGCRLGIQHPSVTAMQSRAIFEAAKACADKGIRVKPQIMVPLVATAAEFSHQANVIRDVHAEVFAGVEALPFEVGVMVETPRAALVADKLVRAGAQFLSLGTNDLTQMTFGFSRDDVGPILKTYRENGILTNDPFERIDELGVGLLIENCAMMARAAVRELNEQWQEDQSKPKGDKTKVKIGVCGEHGGDPASVRYFASDRVALDYVSCSAHRVIAARLAAAQAAARELDAL